Genomic DNA from uncultured Fretibacterium sp.:
ACCATCGCCCTCAGGGTACGGTAGAGGCCCAGTTCCTCGGAGAGCAGGTCCTTGAGCCTGGCCGCAAGGTCATCCCGCAAGGTTCAGACCTCCGGCCTTCCGGGACGCCGGCTTGGGGGCCGACGGAGCGGGGGCTGCAGGTTTTCGGGGTGCATCCTGCTTGAGCTCGGAGAGGGCGTTTCGGAAATCCTCGTCCTCGGGATGGGCCTCCTGATAGTCCTTGAGGAGCTTCATCAGGGCCTCCTCCCAAGTGCTCTTGAGCTCCTCCAGCATGGCGCGGACGGTGCGGACGTTCTCCGGGAGCTTTTTGACGTTCGCCTCCACGAGCAGTTGATACATGTAGTCGTAAAGGCGCATCAGGTTCTGGGCCATGTCTCCGCCCCTGGTGGTGTTGAGGGTGACCATCAGCTCCCGGATAACGTCCTGGGCCCGGATAATCTCGCGGTTGGCGAGGTCTATGTCCTGTGGGTGCCCGTCCCCCTCCTCCAAAGCGGTCTCCGCGAGGCGGCAGGAACGTATGCCGATGTCGTAGGTGATCAGCAATAGCTGCTCCTTGGTGGCCGTCGATATCTGGGTCGCCTGATAGGCGAACTGCGCGCTGCTCTTGTTTTCCATGAAAAGCATCCCCTCCTATGCTCTATTTTCGGCCGATCGGGGAAAAACTTTCACCGACGGCGGTCTTTCGTAAAAAAACGCGGCGGCCCCGCCCTGAAGGGTGGAAACGCCGCGTTTTCTTTCAGGATGGAGACGGAGCTAGGCGAGGGCCTTCTGGACATCGGCCTCGGAGGCTACGGCCGTGACCTTCGCAACCGCGCCCCTGCGGAGCTCCACAAGGGCAGGCATCTTGGCCGAGAGCTCCAGCTTCTCGGTCATGCGGGCATTGCGGTAGCCGTCGATGAGGGGGAGCTTGACGCCCTTCGCCTTGGCGGCGTCCTCGACGGCCTTCAGAAGTTTGACCTGCTTCTCGTCGATGCTGGAGTAGAAGAAGGCGGTGACGCTCTCGGGCTCCAGGAGGGTCGTGCGCAAGTGGAGCTGCTCGTTGATGTAGGCGGAGGCCCCCATGGCGGCGATGGCGCCGTCGGAGGCGGCGGTGATGACCTGGCGCAGGTGCTTGCTGCACACGTCGCCCGCGGCGAAGATGCCCTCGACGGAGGTCTCCATGTGCTCGTTGACCAGGATCCAACCGCCCTTCTCGGCCTTGACGAGCCCCCTTACGCAGTCGTCGTCCGGCGTCTGGCCGACGAACATGAAGACGCCCGCGACCTTGAGGTTGGAGAGCTCGCCCGTCTTCACGTTCTTGAGCACCAGGTTCTCCACGACGCCGTCGCCCTCGATCTTCTCCACGACGCTGTTCCAGACGGGGACGATTTTGGGGTTGGAGAGGGCGTGCTCAATGGCCGCACGGTCGGCGCGGAACTCGTCGCGGCGGTGGATGATGTAGACCTTGGAGGCGAACTTCGTGAGGTAGACGCCCTCCTCGACGGCGGTGTTGCCGCCGCCGACGACCGCGACCTCCTCCCCCTCGTAGAAGGCCCCGTCGCAGACGGCGCAGAAGCTGACGCCCTGGCCGATGTGCTCGGCCTCGCCATCGCAGCCCAGGCGGCGGAAGTGCGCGCCCGTCGCGACGACGATGGCCTCGGCCTCGATGTCGCCCTTGTCGGTGACCACGACCTTCTTGCCGTCGCGCAGCTCCACCTTCTTGACGTCGGCGATGCGAATCTCCGTGTTGAACTTCAGAGCGTGCTCACGGAACATGTTGCCCAGCTCGGGGCCCGTGGCGTGCTGGACGCCGGGCCAGTTCTCGATCTCGTCCGTGATGTTGATCTGGCCGCCGGTCGCCCCCTTCTCCAGCAGCAGAACGTCGAGGCCCGAACGGCGCCCGTAGATGGCGGCCGTCATTCCCGCAGGGCCGGCTCCGATGATGACAAGCTCTCTCTTCTCCATGACGCATCTTCTCCTTTGAAATGTAAAATGATGAAATGTAAAAGTTGTACTTTTCGTTCCCCTCAAGTCCCCGAGGCAAGAGCGAATTTCCATT
This window encodes:
- the fliS gene encoding flagellar export chaperone FliS, with product MENKSSAQFAYQATQISTATKEQLLLITYDIGIRSCRLAETALEEGDGHPQDIDLANREIIRAQDVIRELMVTLNTTRGGDMAQNLMRLYDYMYQLLVEANVKKLPENVRTVRAMLEELKSTWEEALMKLLKDYQEAHPEDEDFRNALSELKQDAPRKPAAPAPSAPKPASRKAGGLNLAG
- the trxB gene encoding thioredoxin-disulfide reductase, whose translation is MEKRELVIIGAGPAGMTAAIYGRRSGLDVLLLEKGATGGQINITDEIENWPGVQHATGPELGNMFREHALKFNTEIRIADVKKVELRDGKKVVVTDKGDIEAEAIVVATGAHFRRLGCDGEAEHIGQGVSFCAVCDGAFYEGEEVAVVGGGNTAVEEGVYLTKFASKVYIIHRRDEFRADRAAIEHALSNPKIVPVWNSVVEKIEGDGVVENLVLKNVKTGELSNLKVAGVFMFVGQTPDDDCVRGLVKAEKGGWILVNEHMETSVEGIFAAGDVCSKHLRQVITAASDGAIAAMGASAYINEQLHLRTTLLEPESVTAFFYSSIDEKQVKLLKAVEDAAKAKGVKLPLIDGYRNARMTEKLELSAKMPALVELRRGAVAKVTAVASEADVQKALA